A section of the Hevea brasiliensis isolate MT/VB/25A 57/8 chromosome 17, ASM3005281v1, whole genome shotgun sequence genome encodes:
- the LOC110672556 gene encoding uncharacterized protein LOC110672556 isoform X2 codes for MSPAAIERPMLESACSKSSDESRRSFANLRGVQWRTDLGILPPLSSSTIDDLRKVTADSRRRYACLRRHLLVDPHLPKDGSNSPNLAIDNPLSQNPDSTWGRFFRNAELEKTVDQDLSRLYPEHGNYFQSTGCQGMLRRILLLWCLRHPEYGYRQGMHELLAPLLYVLHVDVERLSEVRKEYEDHFTDKFDGLSFQENDLRYNFDFKKYLDSMEDEIGSHGNATKVRSLDELDPEIQTIVLLSDAYGAEGELGIVLSEKFMEHDAYCMFDALMNGAHGAVAMADFFSPSPVGGSHSGLPPVIEASAALYHLLSVVDSSLHSHLVELGVEPQYFALRWLRVLFGREFSLENLLLIWDEIFAADKNKLEKGAGDDTGSTFGIFSSPQGALISAFAVSMILYLRSSLLSTENATICLQRLLKFPENIDLRKLIGKAKSLQALALGPSISSSSPRCGGAYNHSKSMVVRSHTLPSDSISPKTPLNMVPDSYWEEKWRVLHKAAEQRNGSSGKQNPTPKKGWTEKVRLSLSRTASDPSPAKAGCGNDHKPSVRRRLLEDLSQELGLDEDTEKAGCDEVSGQKDHICKVVEVENQDGVNNDFTCVAEERCLSGIAGSEENSSLFSDPSSPLSGANNHENDSEKSSVASNSSIDETDDHPEANHEDTTLPVSHLPNNATLNSGDNNEATGKSLAVPKERKLLSGKFQWFWKFGRSNDGEETSEKGNGALDVTKSANDAGSQSSTVCSSVDGSCYSSTTGDLVDQNMMGSLRNLGHSMLEHIQVIESVFQQDRVQVGSSDNFSKNVLVGKGQVTAMTALKELRKISNLLSEM; via the exons ATGTCTCCAGCTGCAATTGAGCGGCCAATGCTTGAATCGGCATGTTCAAAATCCAGTGACGAGAGTCGGCGTAGTTTTGCGAATCTCAGAGGGGTTCAATGGCGTACTGATCTCGGGATTCTGCCACCTTTGTCTTCTTCTACCATTGATGATCTTCGCAAGGTCACTGCCGATTCTCGCAGGAG ATATGCTTGTTTAAGAAGGCACCTCCTTGTTGATCCACATTTGCCAAAAGATGGAAGCAATTCTCCTAACCTTGCTATAGACAATCCATTATCACAAAACCCAG ATAGCACCTGGGGACGCTTCTTTCGGAATGCAGAACTAGAAAAAACAGTTGACCAGGATTTATCGCGATTATATCCTGAACATGGGAACTATTTCCAATCTACTGGATGTCAGGGAATGTTAAGAAGAATTTTGTTATTATGGTGCCTTAGACATCCTGAGTATGGTTATAGACAAG GAATGCATGAACTTTTGGCTCCATTACTATATGTTCTTCATGTTGATGTGGAGCGACTCTCTGAAGTGCGGAAGGAGTATGAAGACCATTTCACTGACAAATTTGATGGCTTATCATTTCAAGAGAATGATCTTAGGTACAACTTTGATTTCAAAAAGTATTTAGATTCCATGGAAGATGAGATTGGTTCTCATGGTAATGCCACCAAAGTTAGGAGTCTTGATGAGCTTGATCCTGAGATACAAACCATTGTATTGCTAAGTGATGCTTATGGGGCTGAAGGTGAATTGGGAATTGTTTTGTCTGAGAAATTTATGGAACATGATGCTTACTGTATGTTTGATGCTTTGATGAATGGGGCTCATGGTGCAGTTGCCATGGCAGACTTTTTCTCTCCATCCCCTGTAGGTGGGTCTCATTCTGGGTTACCTCCTGTTATTGAAGCTTCTGCTGCTTTGTACCATTTGCTGTCCGTTGTTGATTCATCTTTACACAGCCACCTTGTTGAGCTTGGTGTTGAACCACAGTACTTTGCACTTCGCTGGTTGCGGGTTTTATTTGGACGAGAATTTTCACTTGAAAACCTCTTGCTAATATGGGATGAAATATTTGCagcagataaaaataaattagagaaAGGTGCAGGAGATGATACAGGTTCCACTTTTGGTATTTTCAGTTCACCTCAGGGGGCATTGATCTCAGCTTTTGCAGTTTCTATGATACTTTATTTGAGATCTTCACTACTTTCCACTGAAAATGCTACTATCTGTCTCCAAAGACTATTAAAGTTTCCTGAGAATATAGATCTGAGAAAACTTATAGGTAAGGCAAAGTCTTTGCAGGCTCTTGCATTGGGGCCTAGTATCTCATCCTCTTCTCCACGTTGTGGTGGGGCTTATAACCATAGTAAGTCAATGGTGGTGAGAAGTCATACACTTCCATCTGATTCTATTTCTCCCAAAACTCCTCTAAACATGGTGCCTGACAGCTATTGGGAAGAGAAGTGGAGAGTTTTGCACAAAGCAGCAGAACAAAGGAATGGTAGTTCAGGAAAACAAAATCCAACTCCAAAAAAAGGATGGACAGAAAAAGTAAGATTAAGTCTATCTAGAACAGCATCTGACCCATCTCCAGCAAAAGCTGGGTGTGGCAATGATCACAAGCCATCTGTTAGGCGCCGTTTACTTGAAGATTTATCTCAGGAACTTGGCCTGGATGAAGATACTGAGAAAGCAGGCTGCGATGAAGTTTCAGGGCAGAAGGACCATATCTGCAAAGTAGTTGAGGTGGAGAATCAAGATGGTGTAAATAATGACTTCACTTGTGTAGCTGAGGAGAGATGTCTAAGTGGGATTGCTGGCAGTGAGGAAAACTCATCTCTATTTTCAGACCCATCTAGTCCTCTCAGTGGTGCTAACAATCATGAAAATGACTCGGAGAAAAGTAGTGTTGCTTCAAATTCGTCCATTGATGAAACAGATGATCATCCTGAGGCTAACCATGAAGATACAACACTTCCTGTTTCACATCTCCCTAATAATGCCACTCTAAATTCTGGGGACAACAATGAGGCCACTGGAAAGTCTCTGGCAGTTCCAAAGGAGCGGAAGCTTCTTTCAGGTAAATTCCAATGGTTTTGGAAGTTTGGTCGGAGTAATGATGGCGAGGAGACATCTGAAAAAGGAAATGGGGCACTTGATGTTACAAAATCTGCTAATGATGCTGGTAGTCAGAGCAGTACGGTATGCTCTTCTGTTGATGGATCGTGCTATTCTAGTACAACAGGAGATCTTGTGGACCAGAATATGATGGGTTCTTTGAGGAATCTTGGCCACTCTATGCTAGAACATATTCAG GTAATAGAGTCTGTTTTCCAGCAAGATCGGGTTCAGGTAGGGTCATCAGATAATTTCTCCAAAAATGTACTAGTAGGCAAAGGACAAGTTACAGCTATGACAGCTCTTAAGGAGCTTCGGAAAATCAGCAATCTTCTATCCGAAATGTGA
- the LOC110672556 gene encoding uncharacterized protein LOC110672556 isoform X1 yields MSPAAIERPMLESACSKSSDESRRSFANLRGVQWRTDLGILPPLSSSTIDDLRKVTADSRRRYACLRRHLLVDPHLPKDGSNSPNLAIDNPLSQNPDSTWGRFFRNAELEKTVDQDLSRLYPEHGNYFQSTGCQGMLRRILLLWCLRHPEYGYRQGMHELLAPLLYVLHVDVERLSEVRKEYEDHFTDKFDGLSFQENDLRYNFDFKKYLDSMEDEIGSHGNATKVRSLDELDPEIQTIVLLSDAYGAEGELGIVLSEKFMEHDAYCMFDALMNGAHGAVAMADFFSPSPVGGSHSGLPPVIEASAALYHLLSVVDSSLHSHLVELGVEPQYFALRWLRVLFGREFSLENLLLIWDEIFAADKNKLEKGAGDDTGSTFGIFSSPQGALISAFAVSMILYLRSSLLSTENATICLQRLLKFPENIDLRKLIGKAKSLQALALGPSISSSSPRCGGAYNHSKSMVVRSHTLPSDSISPKTPLNMVPDSYWEEKWRVLHKAAEQRNGSSGKQNPTPKKGWTEKVRLSLSRTASDPSPAKAGCGNDHKPSVRRRLLEDLSQELGLDEDTEKAGCDEVSGQKDHICKVVEVENQDGVNNDFTCVAEERCLSGIAGSEENSSLFSDPSSPLSGANNHENDSEKSSVASNSSIDETDDHPEANHEDTTLPVSHLPNNATLNSGDNNEATGKSLAVPKERKLLSGKFQWFWKFGRSNDGEETSEKGNGALDVTKSANDAGSQSSTVCSSVDGSCYSSTTGDLVDQNMMGSLRNLGHSMLEHIQVIESVFQQDRVQVGSSDNFSKNVLVGKGQVTAMTALKELRKISNLLSEMIPELQMEFYQDYLG; encoded by the exons ATGTCTCCAGCTGCAATTGAGCGGCCAATGCTTGAATCGGCATGTTCAAAATCCAGTGACGAGAGTCGGCGTAGTTTTGCGAATCTCAGAGGGGTTCAATGGCGTACTGATCTCGGGATTCTGCCACCTTTGTCTTCTTCTACCATTGATGATCTTCGCAAGGTCACTGCCGATTCTCGCAGGAG ATATGCTTGTTTAAGAAGGCACCTCCTTGTTGATCCACATTTGCCAAAAGATGGAAGCAATTCTCCTAACCTTGCTATAGACAATCCATTATCACAAAACCCAG ATAGCACCTGGGGACGCTTCTTTCGGAATGCAGAACTAGAAAAAACAGTTGACCAGGATTTATCGCGATTATATCCTGAACATGGGAACTATTTCCAATCTACTGGATGTCAGGGAATGTTAAGAAGAATTTTGTTATTATGGTGCCTTAGACATCCTGAGTATGGTTATAGACAAG GAATGCATGAACTTTTGGCTCCATTACTATATGTTCTTCATGTTGATGTGGAGCGACTCTCTGAAGTGCGGAAGGAGTATGAAGACCATTTCACTGACAAATTTGATGGCTTATCATTTCAAGAGAATGATCTTAGGTACAACTTTGATTTCAAAAAGTATTTAGATTCCATGGAAGATGAGATTGGTTCTCATGGTAATGCCACCAAAGTTAGGAGTCTTGATGAGCTTGATCCTGAGATACAAACCATTGTATTGCTAAGTGATGCTTATGGGGCTGAAGGTGAATTGGGAATTGTTTTGTCTGAGAAATTTATGGAACATGATGCTTACTGTATGTTTGATGCTTTGATGAATGGGGCTCATGGTGCAGTTGCCATGGCAGACTTTTTCTCTCCATCCCCTGTAGGTGGGTCTCATTCTGGGTTACCTCCTGTTATTGAAGCTTCTGCTGCTTTGTACCATTTGCTGTCCGTTGTTGATTCATCTTTACACAGCCACCTTGTTGAGCTTGGTGTTGAACCACAGTACTTTGCACTTCGCTGGTTGCGGGTTTTATTTGGACGAGAATTTTCACTTGAAAACCTCTTGCTAATATGGGATGAAATATTTGCagcagataaaaataaattagagaaAGGTGCAGGAGATGATACAGGTTCCACTTTTGGTATTTTCAGTTCACCTCAGGGGGCATTGATCTCAGCTTTTGCAGTTTCTATGATACTTTATTTGAGATCTTCACTACTTTCCACTGAAAATGCTACTATCTGTCTCCAAAGACTATTAAAGTTTCCTGAGAATATAGATCTGAGAAAACTTATAGGTAAGGCAAAGTCTTTGCAGGCTCTTGCATTGGGGCCTAGTATCTCATCCTCTTCTCCACGTTGTGGTGGGGCTTATAACCATAGTAAGTCAATGGTGGTGAGAAGTCATACACTTCCATCTGATTCTATTTCTCCCAAAACTCCTCTAAACATGGTGCCTGACAGCTATTGGGAAGAGAAGTGGAGAGTTTTGCACAAAGCAGCAGAACAAAGGAATGGTAGTTCAGGAAAACAAAATCCAACTCCAAAAAAAGGATGGACAGAAAAAGTAAGATTAAGTCTATCTAGAACAGCATCTGACCCATCTCCAGCAAAAGCTGGGTGTGGCAATGATCACAAGCCATCTGTTAGGCGCCGTTTACTTGAAGATTTATCTCAGGAACTTGGCCTGGATGAAGATACTGAGAAAGCAGGCTGCGATGAAGTTTCAGGGCAGAAGGACCATATCTGCAAAGTAGTTGAGGTGGAGAATCAAGATGGTGTAAATAATGACTTCACTTGTGTAGCTGAGGAGAGATGTCTAAGTGGGATTGCTGGCAGTGAGGAAAACTCATCTCTATTTTCAGACCCATCTAGTCCTCTCAGTGGTGCTAACAATCATGAAAATGACTCGGAGAAAAGTAGTGTTGCTTCAAATTCGTCCATTGATGAAACAGATGATCATCCTGAGGCTAACCATGAAGATACAACACTTCCTGTTTCACATCTCCCTAATAATGCCACTCTAAATTCTGGGGACAACAATGAGGCCACTGGAAAGTCTCTGGCAGTTCCAAAGGAGCGGAAGCTTCTTTCAGGTAAATTCCAATGGTTTTGGAAGTTTGGTCGGAGTAATGATGGCGAGGAGACATCTGAAAAAGGAAATGGGGCACTTGATGTTACAAAATCTGCTAATGATGCTGGTAGTCAGAGCAGTACGGTATGCTCTTCTGTTGATGGATCGTGCTATTCTAGTACAACAGGAGATCTTGTGGACCAGAATATGATGGGTTCTTTGAGGAATCTTGGCCACTCTATGCTAGAACATATTCAG GTAATAGAGTCTGTTTTCCAGCAAGATCGGGTTCAGGTAGGGTCATCAGATAATTTCTCCAAAAATGTACTAGTAGGCAAAGGACAAGTTACAGCTATGACAGCTCTTAAGGAGCTTCGGAAAATCAGCAATCTTCTATCCGAAAT
- the LOC110672556 gene encoding uncharacterized protein LOC110672556 isoform X3, with product MLRRILLLWCLRHPEYGYRQGMHELLAPLLYVLHVDVERLSEVRKEYEDHFTDKFDGLSFQENDLRYNFDFKKYLDSMEDEIGSHGNATKVRSLDELDPEIQTIVLLSDAYGAEGELGIVLSEKFMEHDAYCMFDALMNGAHGAVAMADFFSPSPVGGSHSGLPPVIEASAALYHLLSVVDSSLHSHLVELGVEPQYFALRWLRVLFGREFSLENLLLIWDEIFAADKNKLEKGAGDDTGSTFGIFSSPQGALISAFAVSMILYLRSSLLSTENATICLQRLLKFPENIDLRKLIGKAKSLQALALGPSISSSSPRCGGAYNHSKSMVVRSHTLPSDSISPKTPLNMVPDSYWEEKWRVLHKAAEQRNGSSGKQNPTPKKGWTEKVRLSLSRTASDPSPAKAGCGNDHKPSVRRRLLEDLSQELGLDEDTEKAGCDEVSGQKDHICKVVEVENQDGVNNDFTCVAEERCLSGIAGSEENSSLFSDPSSPLSGANNHENDSEKSSVASNSSIDETDDHPEANHEDTTLPVSHLPNNATLNSGDNNEATGKSLAVPKERKLLSGKFQWFWKFGRSNDGEETSEKGNGALDVTKSANDAGSQSSTVCSSVDGSCYSSTTGDLVDQNMMGSLRNLGHSMLEHIQVIESVFQQDRVQVGSSDNFSKNVLVGKGQVTAMTALKELRKISNLLSEMIPELQMEFYQDYLG from the exons ATGTTAAGAAGAATTTTGTTATTATGGTGCCTTAGACATCCTGAGTATGGTTATAGACAAG GAATGCATGAACTTTTGGCTCCATTACTATATGTTCTTCATGTTGATGTGGAGCGACTCTCTGAAGTGCGGAAGGAGTATGAAGACCATTTCACTGACAAATTTGATGGCTTATCATTTCAAGAGAATGATCTTAGGTACAACTTTGATTTCAAAAAGTATTTAGATTCCATGGAAGATGAGATTGGTTCTCATGGTAATGCCACCAAAGTTAGGAGTCTTGATGAGCTTGATCCTGAGATACAAACCATTGTATTGCTAAGTGATGCTTATGGGGCTGAAGGTGAATTGGGAATTGTTTTGTCTGAGAAATTTATGGAACATGATGCTTACTGTATGTTTGATGCTTTGATGAATGGGGCTCATGGTGCAGTTGCCATGGCAGACTTTTTCTCTCCATCCCCTGTAGGTGGGTCTCATTCTGGGTTACCTCCTGTTATTGAAGCTTCTGCTGCTTTGTACCATTTGCTGTCCGTTGTTGATTCATCTTTACACAGCCACCTTGTTGAGCTTGGTGTTGAACCACAGTACTTTGCACTTCGCTGGTTGCGGGTTTTATTTGGACGAGAATTTTCACTTGAAAACCTCTTGCTAATATGGGATGAAATATTTGCagcagataaaaataaattagagaaAGGTGCAGGAGATGATACAGGTTCCACTTTTGGTATTTTCAGTTCACCTCAGGGGGCATTGATCTCAGCTTTTGCAGTTTCTATGATACTTTATTTGAGATCTTCACTACTTTCCACTGAAAATGCTACTATCTGTCTCCAAAGACTATTAAAGTTTCCTGAGAATATAGATCTGAGAAAACTTATAGGTAAGGCAAAGTCTTTGCAGGCTCTTGCATTGGGGCCTAGTATCTCATCCTCTTCTCCACGTTGTGGTGGGGCTTATAACCATAGTAAGTCAATGGTGGTGAGAAGTCATACACTTCCATCTGATTCTATTTCTCCCAAAACTCCTCTAAACATGGTGCCTGACAGCTATTGGGAAGAGAAGTGGAGAGTTTTGCACAAAGCAGCAGAACAAAGGAATGGTAGTTCAGGAAAACAAAATCCAACTCCAAAAAAAGGATGGACAGAAAAAGTAAGATTAAGTCTATCTAGAACAGCATCTGACCCATCTCCAGCAAAAGCTGGGTGTGGCAATGATCACAAGCCATCTGTTAGGCGCCGTTTACTTGAAGATTTATCTCAGGAACTTGGCCTGGATGAAGATACTGAGAAAGCAGGCTGCGATGAAGTTTCAGGGCAGAAGGACCATATCTGCAAAGTAGTTGAGGTGGAGAATCAAGATGGTGTAAATAATGACTTCACTTGTGTAGCTGAGGAGAGATGTCTAAGTGGGATTGCTGGCAGTGAGGAAAACTCATCTCTATTTTCAGACCCATCTAGTCCTCTCAGTGGTGCTAACAATCATGAAAATGACTCGGAGAAAAGTAGTGTTGCTTCAAATTCGTCCATTGATGAAACAGATGATCATCCTGAGGCTAACCATGAAGATACAACACTTCCTGTTTCACATCTCCCTAATAATGCCACTCTAAATTCTGGGGACAACAATGAGGCCACTGGAAAGTCTCTGGCAGTTCCAAAGGAGCGGAAGCTTCTTTCAGGTAAATTCCAATGGTTTTGGAAGTTTGGTCGGAGTAATGATGGCGAGGAGACATCTGAAAAAGGAAATGGGGCACTTGATGTTACAAAATCTGCTAATGATGCTGGTAGTCAGAGCAGTACGGTATGCTCTTCTGTTGATGGATCGTGCTATTCTAGTACAACAGGAGATCTTGTGGACCAGAATATGATGGGTTCTTTGAGGAATCTTGGCCACTCTATGCTAGAACATATTCAG GTAATAGAGTCTGTTTTCCAGCAAGATCGGGTTCAGGTAGGGTCATCAGATAATTTCTCCAAAAATGTACTAGTAGGCAAAGGACAAGTTACAGCTATGACAGCTCTTAAGGAGCTTCGGAAAATCAGCAATCTTCTATCCGAAAT